From a region of the Xyrauchen texanus isolate HMW12.3.18 chromosome 39, RBS_HiC_50CHRs, whole genome shotgun sequence genome:
- the LOC127632670 gene encoding inter-alpha-trypsin inhibitor heavy chain H3-like isoform X8: MRMITFGLITFDSEINVWKCELLKATEANLEGTKSFVQQITQKGATDINAAVLEGVNMIKQHPREGTASILILLTDGDPTAGETDTEKIMANVGEATAAKFPLYCLGFGYDVDFEFLTQMSLENNGLARRIYEDSDVDLQLQGFYDEVAIPLLSDIQLNYIGVTNLTKNNFNIYFNGSEIVVSGQIKDNNVENFIAVSKGNKITYQETVMTKVLSDVPPENENFMERLWAYLTVKQLLEEQVLLKGKEKQEGKKLYSPTFHKL; encoded by the exons ATGAggatgattacttttggattaatcACCTTTGACAGTGAAATTAACGTTTGGAAGTGTGAACTTCTCAAAGCTACCGAAGCAAACCTGGAGGGCACCAAATCTTTTGTGCAGCAGATCACACAAAAAGGAG CCACAGACATAAATGCTGCTGTGCTCGAAGGAGTGAACATGATCAAGCAACACCCACGAGAAGGAACTGCATCCATCCTGATACTGCTGACTGATGGAGACCCCACTGCAG GTGAAACGGACACAGAAAAGATTATGGCCAATGTGGGAGAGGCCACTGCAGCAAAGTTTCCTCTCTATTGCCTTGGTTTTGGATATGATGTTGATTTTGAATTCCTGACACAAATGTCACTGGAAAACAATGGGCTTGCTCGCAGAATATATGAGGATTCTGATGTTGATCTACAACTACAG GGCTTCTATGATGAGGTTGCCATTCCTCTCCTCAGTGATATTCAACTTAATTACATTGGAGTAACAAATCTTACTAAGAACAATTTTAACATATACTTCAACGGTTCTGAAATTGTGGTATCTGGTCAAATCAAGGACAACAATGTGGAGAACTTTATCGCAGTATCT aaaGGCAATAAGATAACATACCAAGAGACCGTAATGACAAAAGTCCTAAGTGATGTTCCACCTGAGAATGAAAACTTCATGGAGAGACTCTGGGCCTACCTTACAGTGAAGCAACTTCTGGAGGAACA GGTGTTGCTTAaaggaaaagagaaacaggaaggaaAAAAACTATATTCTCCAACTTTCCATAAATTATGA
- the LOC127632670 gene encoding inter-alpha-trypsin inhibitor heavy chain H3-like isoform X5, producing MRMITFGLITFDSEINVWKCELLKATEANLEGTKSFVQQITQKGATDINAAVLEGVNMIKQHPREGTASILILLTDGDPTAGETDTEKIMANVGEATAAKFPLYCLGFGYDVDFEFLTQMSLENNGLARRIYEDSDVDLQLQGFYDEVAIPLLSDIQLNYIGVTNLTKNNFNIYFNGSEIVVSGQIKDNNVENFIAVSKGNKITYQETVMTKVLSDVPPENENFMERLWAYLTVKQLLEEHSAKRLTWSAQNSKDPSSIWICQSPSYYGCMLRTGGW from the exons ATGAggatgattacttttggattaatcACCTTTGACAGTGAAATTAACGTTTGGAAGTGTGAACTTCTCAAAGCTACCGAAGCAAACCTGGAGGGCACCAAATCTTTTGTGCAGCAGATCACACAAAAAGGAG CCACAGACATAAATGCTGCTGTGCTCGAAGGAGTGAACATGATCAAGCAACACCCACGAGAAGGAACTGCATCCATCCTGATACTGCTGACTGATGGAGACCCCACTGCAG GTGAAACGGACACAGAAAAGATTATGGCCAATGTGGGAGAGGCCACTGCAGCAAAGTTTCCTCTCTATTGCCTTGGTTTTGGATATGATGTTGATTTTGAATTCCTGACACAAATGTCACTGGAAAACAATGGGCTTGCTCGCAGAATATATGAGGATTCTGATGTTGATCTACAACTACAG GGCTTCTATGATGAGGTTGCCATTCCTCTCCTCAGTGATATTCAACTTAATTACATTGGAGTAACAAATCTTACTAAGAACAATTTTAACATATACTTCAACGGTTCTGAAATTGTGGTATCTGGTCAAATCAAGGACAACAATGTGGAGAACTTTATCGCAGTATCT aaaGGCAATAAGATAACATACCAAGAGACCGTAATGACAAAAGTCCTAAGTGATGTTCCACCTGAGAATGAAAACTTCATGGAGAGACTCTGGGCCTACCTTACAGTGAAGCAACTTCTGGAGGAACA TTCCGCGAAGAGGCTCACATGGTCAGCGCAAAACAG caAAGATCCGAGTTCTATCTGGATCTGCCAGTCGCCTTCATACTATGG GTGCATGCTGCGCACAGGAGGCTggtga
- the LOC127632670 gene encoding inter-alpha-trypsin inhibitor heavy chain H3-like isoform X9, giving the protein MRMITFGLITFDSEINVWKCELLKATEANLEGTKSFVQQITQKGATDINAAVLEGVNMIKQHPREGTASILILLTDGDPTAGETDTEKIMANVGEATAAKFPLYCLGFGYDVDFEFLTQMSLENNGLARRIYEDSDVDLQLQGFYDEVAIPLLSDIQLNYIGVTNLTKNNFNIYFNGSEIVVSGQIKDNNVENFIAVSKGNKITYQETVMTKVLSDVPPENENFMERLWAYLTVKQLLEEQFLYEWRV; this is encoded by the exons ATGAggatgattacttttggattaatcACCTTTGACAGTGAAATTAACGTTTGGAAGTGTGAACTTCTCAAAGCTACCGAAGCAAACCTGGAGGGCACCAAATCTTTTGTGCAGCAGATCACACAAAAAGGAG CCACAGACATAAATGCTGCTGTGCTCGAAGGAGTGAACATGATCAAGCAACACCCACGAGAAGGAACTGCATCCATCCTGATACTGCTGACTGATGGAGACCCCACTGCAG GTGAAACGGACACAGAAAAGATTATGGCCAATGTGGGAGAGGCCACTGCAGCAAAGTTTCCTCTCTATTGCCTTGGTTTTGGATATGATGTTGATTTTGAATTCCTGACACAAATGTCACTGGAAAACAATGGGCTTGCTCGCAGAATATATGAGGATTCTGATGTTGATCTACAACTACAG GGCTTCTATGATGAGGTTGCCATTCCTCTCCTCAGTGATATTCAACTTAATTACATTGGAGTAACAAATCTTACTAAGAACAATTTTAACATATACTTCAACGGTTCTGAAATTGTGGTATCTGGTCAAATCAAGGACAACAATGTGGAGAACTTTATCGCAGTATCT aaaGGCAATAAGATAACATACCAAGAGACCGTAATGACAAAAGTCCTAAGTGATGTTCCACCTGAGAATGAAAACTTCATGGAGAGACTCTGGGCCTACCTTACAGTGAAGCAACTTCTGGAGGAACA
- the LOC127632670 gene encoding inter-alpha-trypsin inhibitor heavy chain H3-like isoform X4, with the protein MRMITFGLITFDSEINVWKCELLKATEANLEGTKSFVQQITQKGATDINAAVLEGVNMIKQHPREGTASILILLTDGDPTAGETDTEKIMANVGEATAAKFPLYCLGFGYDVDFEFLTQMSLENNGLARRIYEDSDVDLQLQGFYDEVAIPLLSDIQLNYIGVTNLTKNNFNIYFNGSEIVVSGQIKDNNVENFIAVSKGNKITYQETVMTKVLSDVPPENENFMERLWAYLTVKQLLEEHSAKRLTWSAQNSKDPSSIWICQSPSYYGCMLRTGGCLNCVWIRISSSASLLKRYRTIEHTWIQQLYGPNAGCSTCGKKTSLW; encoded by the exons ATGAggatgattacttttggattaatcACCTTTGACAGTGAAATTAACGTTTGGAAGTGTGAACTTCTCAAAGCTACCGAAGCAAACCTGGAGGGCACCAAATCTTTTGTGCAGCAGATCACACAAAAAGGAG CCACAGACATAAATGCTGCTGTGCTCGAAGGAGTGAACATGATCAAGCAACACCCACGAGAAGGAACTGCATCCATCCTGATACTGCTGACTGATGGAGACCCCACTGCAG GTGAAACGGACACAGAAAAGATTATGGCCAATGTGGGAGAGGCCACTGCAGCAAAGTTTCCTCTCTATTGCCTTGGTTTTGGATATGATGTTGATTTTGAATTCCTGACACAAATGTCACTGGAAAACAATGGGCTTGCTCGCAGAATATATGAGGATTCTGATGTTGATCTACAACTACAG GGCTTCTATGATGAGGTTGCCATTCCTCTCCTCAGTGATATTCAACTTAATTACATTGGAGTAACAAATCTTACTAAGAACAATTTTAACATATACTTCAACGGTTCTGAAATTGTGGTATCTGGTCAAATCAAGGACAACAATGTGGAGAACTTTATCGCAGTATCT aaaGGCAATAAGATAACATACCAAGAGACCGTAATGACAAAAGTCCTAAGTGATGTTCCACCTGAGAATGAAAACTTCATGGAGAGACTCTGGGCCTACCTTACAGTGAAGCAACTTCTGGAGGAACA TTCCGCGAAGAGGCTCACATGGTCAGCGCAAAACAG caAAGATCCGAGTTCTATCTGGATCTGCCAGTCGCCTTCATACTATGG GTGCATGCTGCGCACAGGAGGCTg tttaaactgcgtttggatccgcatctcctcgtctgcctcgttgctcaagcgttacagaacgatagaacacacatggatccagcagctatacgggccaaatgccggctgctcaacttgcggcaagaagaccagcctttggtag
- the LOC127632670 gene encoding inter-alpha-trypsin inhibitor heavy chain H3-like isoform X6 — translation MRMITFGLITFDSEINVWKCELLKATEANLEGTKSFVQQITQKGATDINAAVLEGVNMIKQHPREGTASILILLTDGDPTAGETDTEKIMANVGEATAAKFPLYCLGFGYDVDFEFLTQMSLENNGLARRIYEDSDVDLQLQGFYDEVAIPLLSDIQLNYIGVTNLTKNNFNIYFNGSEIVVSGQIKDNNVENFIAVSKGNKITYQETVMTKVLSDVPPENENFMERLWAYLTVKQLLEEHFQSHHIVTCVCVFQRRFTGLECDHYKFAECCLLC, via the exons ATGAggatgattacttttggattaatcACCTTTGACAGTGAAATTAACGTTTGGAAGTGTGAACTTCTCAAAGCTACCGAAGCAAACCTGGAGGGCACCAAATCTTTTGTGCAGCAGATCACACAAAAAGGAG CCACAGACATAAATGCTGCTGTGCTCGAAGGAGTGAACATGATCAAGCAACACCCACGAGAAGGAACTGCATCCATCCTGATACTGCTGACTGATGGAGACCCCACTGCAG GTGAAACGGACACAGAAAAGATTATGGCCAATGTGGGAGAGGCCACTGCAGCAAAGTTTCCTCTCTATTGCCTTGGTTTTGGATATGATGTTGATTTTGAATTCCTGACACAAATGTCACTGGAAAACAATGGGCTTGCTCGCAGAATATATGAGGATTCTGATGTTGATCTACAACTACAG GGCTTCTATGATGAGGTTGCCATTCCTCTCCTCAGTGATATTCAACTTAATTACATTGGAGTAACAAATCTTACTAAGAACAATTTTAACATATACTTCAACGGTTCTGAAATTGTGGTATCTGGTCAAATCAAGGACAACAATGTGGAGAACTTTATCGCAGTATCT aaaGGCAATAAGATAACATACCAAGAGACCGTAATGACAAAAGTCCTAAGTGATGTTCCACCTGAGAATGAAAACTTCATGGAGAGACTCTGGGCCTACCTTACAGTGAAGCAACTTCTGGAGGAACA TTTTCAATCTCATCACATTGTGACTTGTGTCTGCGTGTTTCAAAGAAGATTCACTGGTTTAGAGTGTGACCACTACAAGTTTGCTGAGTGCTGTTTGTTGTGCTGA
- the LOC127632670 gene encoding inter alpha-trypsin inhibitor, heavy chain 4-like isoform X10, with protein MANQVFLSSLFFSVSGCCLKEKRNRKEKNYILQLSINYEFVTPLTSMVVTKPQEQEVEIADKPKERGESFRPGLTLPYSVPRRGSHGQRKTAKIRVLSGSASRLHTMGACCAQEAGEEIPPILCKVPRKVQYEFLVYRCLMSAWCVFPSRVLCLFTSCLVSSFYV; from the exons ATGGCAAACCAGGTGTTTCTgtcatctctctttttttctgtgtCAGGGTGTTGCTTAaaggaaaagagaaacaggaaggaaAAAAACTATATTCTCCAACTTTCCATAAATTATGAGTTTGTCACCCCTCTCACCTCTATGGTAGTTACTAAGCCACAGGAACAGGAAGTGGAAATTGCTGACAAACCCAAAGAGAGAGGAGAGTCATTTAGACCTGGATTAACTTTACCATATAGTG TTCCGCGAAGAGGCTCACATGGTCAGCGCAAAACAG caAAGATCCGAGTTCTATCTGGATCTGCCAGTCGCCTTCATACTATGG GTGCATGCTGCGCACAGGAGGCTggtgaggagattccccctatactatgtaaagtgcctagaaaagtgcaaTATGAAT tccttgtctatcgttgtttgatgtcagcctggtgtgtgtttccttcccgagtcctctgtttgtttacatcgtgtttagttagcagtttttatgtttga
- the LOC127632670 gene encoding proteoglycan 4-like isoform X1 — protein MVSAKQQRSEFYLDLPVAFILWVHAAHRRLFKLRLDPHLLVCLVAQALQNDRTHMDPAAIRAKCRLLNLRQEDQPLVDHALYFLLLATFTDFPDSALVVYFKDSLNPSLRERVPQATPGCTLRDYLETTLLACSSPLPVTPASPVSEQPPMPVASLEPAQSTSSAQRRRKRQASASRPTPACEPEPTPAPVCEPEPTPAPVCEPEPTPAPVCEPEPTPAPVCKPEPTPVTVSEPAATHVTVSEPAATHVTMSEPAATLVTVSEPAAMHVTVSEPAATHVTVSEPAPTASTVSEPEPSSTTVSEPEPSSTTASEPEATLTRNSIPASPVASARRKRRKGEVSALQPPPAAAPCPKPPLALPSAPGEPKPAHTTVTQPEPVASDVSEPVPIASNVSVPVPVASDVPEPVPVASTVPEPAPVASTVPEPAPVASTVPEPAPVASTVPEPAPVVSTVPEPAPVARTVQEPAPVVMPVLEPAPPEPSRAPPPEPSRAPPLEPTRAPPPKSLEPSRAPPPELSRAPPSEFPELSRAPPSEFPELSRAPPSELSRAPPSELSRAPPSELSRAPPPGLSRAPPSELPELSRAPPPELSRAPPPSFPGLHLSSLSSLPELRLLSFPELHLLSFPELRLLGFPEPRLPSFLSFPELRLLSFPELRPPSFPGLHLSSLSSLPGLRLSSLSSLPGLRPSSLSSLPGLRLSSLSSLPGLRLSSLPSFPELCPPSFPELHLSSLSSLPGLRLSSFSSLPGLRPSSLSSLPGLRLSSLSSLPGLRLSSLPSLLRLRLSSLSSLPGLRLSNLSSLPGLRLPGLSSHPGLHLSSLTGLRPPSLLRLCPQSLLSLLRLRPRASRASCGSASGASCGSAPSAS, from the exons ATGGTCAGCGCAAAACAG caAAGATCCGAGTTCTATCTGGATCTGCCAGTCGCCTTCATACTATGG GTGCATGCTGCGCACAGGAGGCTg tttaaactgcgtttggatccgcatctcctcgtctgcctcgttgctcaagcgttacagaacgatagaacacacatggatccagcagctatacgggccaaatgccggctgctcaacttgcggcaagaagaccagcctttggtagaccacgctctctactttctcctcctggcgacctttacggacttcccggactccgcaTTGGTGGTTTATTTTAAggacagcttaaatccctcgctgagggagcgggtgccacaggcaacgcccggctgcactctccgcgactacctggagacgaccctactagcgtgcagctcaccgctccctgtcacaccagcctcacctgtcagcgagcaaccccccatgccagtggcttcccttgaacctgcacagtccacttcgtccgcccagaggaggaggaaaagacaggcttccgcctcccggcccacgcctgcctgcgagccagagcccacgcctgccccggtctgcgagccagagcccacgcctgccccggtctgcgagccagagcccacgcctgccccggtctgcgagccagagcccacgcctgccccggtctgcaagccagagcccacgcctgtcacagtgagcgagccagcggccacgcatgtcacagtgagcgagccagcagccacgcatgtcacaatgagcgagccagcggccacgcttgtcacagtgagcgagccagcggccatgcatgtcacagtgagcgagccagcggccacgcatgtcacagtgagcgaaccagcacctacggcctctaccgtcagcgagcctgagccctcgtcaaccacggtcagcgagcctgagccctcgtcaaccacggccagcgagcctgaagccacgctgaccaggaacagcatcccagcttcgccagtcgcatcagcccggaggaagaggagaaagggagaggtctctgcactccagcctccgcctgccgcagccccatgccctaaaccccccttggctctgccctcagcgcccggcgaacccaagccggcacataccacggtaacccagccagagcctgtagcctcagacgtcagtgagccagtgccgatagcctcaaatgtcagtgtgccagtgcctgtagcctcagatgtccctgagccagtgcctgtagcctcgaccgtccctgagccagcgcctgtagcctcgaccgtccctgagccagcgcctgtagcctcgaccgtccctgagccagcgcctgtagcctcgaccgtccctgagccagcgcctgtagtctcgaccgtccctgagccagcgcctgtagccaggaccgtccaagagccagcgccagtggtcatgcccgtcctagagccagcgcctcctgagccttccagggctccgcctcccgagccttccagggctccgcctctcgagcctaccagggctccgcctcccaagtctctcgagccttccagggctcctcctcccgagctttccagagctccgccttccgagtttcccgagctttccagagctccgccttccgagtttcccgagctttccagagctccgccttctgagctttccagagctccgccttctgagctttccagagctccaccttctgagctttccagagctccacctcctgggctttccagagccccgccttctgagcttcctgagctttccagagctccgcctcccgagctttccagagctccgcccccgagcttcccagggctccacctctcaagcctctcgagcctcccagagctccgccttctgagctttccagagctacaccttctgagctttccagagctccggctcctgggctttccagagccccgccttccgagcttcctgagctttccagagctccgcctcctgagctttccagagctccgccccccgagcttcccagggctccacctctcaagcctctcgagccttccagggctccgcctctcaagcctctcgagcctaccagggctccgcccctcaagcctctcgagcctcccagggctccgcctctcaagtctctcgagtcttccagggctccgtctctcaagcctcccgagctttccagagctctgccctccgagcttcccagagctccacctctcaagcctctcgagccttccagggctccgcctctcaagcttctcgagcctgccagggctccgcccctcaagcctctcgagcctcccagggctccgcctctcgagtctctcgagtcttccagggctccgtctctcaagcctcccgagcctcctgaggctccgcctctcaagcctctcgagcctcccagggctccgcctctcgaacctctcgagccttccagggctccgccttccaggcctctccagccacccagggctccacctctcgagccttacagggctccgccccccgagtctcctacggctctgcccccagagcctcttgagcctcctacggctccgccccagagcctctcgagcctcctgcggctccgcctccggggcctcctgcggctccgcccccagtgCCTCTTaa